One Streptomyces coeruleorubidus DNA segment encodes these proteins:
- a CDS encoding glycosyltransferase, whose protein sequence is MGQTARVSAVVWTAAGSLLAWLWLLLCQGFFWRTDVRLPPRRDPDAWPSVCVVVPARDEAAVLPAALPSLLRQDYPGRAEVFLVDDVSADGTGDLARELARRHGGLPLTVGSPGEPPAGWTGKLWAVRHGIGLARARGPEYLLLTDADIAHAPDSLRELVAAAGAGGFDVVSQMARLRVESTWERFVVPAFVYFFAQLYPFRRIGREGTRTVAAAGGCVLLRTEAAERARIPDAIRHAVIDDVALARAVKRSGGRVWLGLADRVDSVRPYPRLGDLWRMVSRSAYAQLRHNPLLLAGTVAGLALVYLVPPVAVVVGLVAGNTAAAVAGGVAWLVMTGTYVPMLRYYRQPLWLAPLLPFTAFLYLLMTVDSAVQHYRGRGAAWKGRTYARPDAVPDEG, encoded by the coding sequence GTGGGGCAGACTGCGCGCGTGAGCGCCGTTGTGTGGACTGCCGCTGGATCACTTCTCGCCTGGCTGTGGCTGCTGCTCTGTCAGGGCTTCTTCTGGCGCACGGATGTGCGGCTGCCGCCGCGCCGGGATCCGGACGCGTGGCCGTCCGTGTGCGTCGTCGTGCCGGCCCGCGACGAGGCGGCGGTGCTGCCCGCCGCGCTGCCGTCGCTGCTCCGGCAGGACTATCCGGGGCGGGCGGAGGTGTTCCTCGTCGACGACGTCAGTGCGGACGGCACCGGTGACCTGGCGCGGGAACTGGCGCGCCGGCACGGCGGGCTGCCGCTGACCGTGGGCTCGCCGGGCGAGCCGCCCGCGGGCTGGACCGGCAAGCTGTGGGCGGTGCGCCACGGGATCGGCCTGGCACGCGCGCGTGGCCCCGAGTACCTGCTGCTGACGGATGCCGACATCGCGCACGCGCCGGACAGTCTGCGGGAGCTGGTGGCCGCGGCCGGGGCGGGTGGGTTCGACGTCGTCTCGCAGATGGCCCGGCTGCGGGTGGAGAGCACGTGGGAACGGTTCGTCGTGCCCGCCTTCGTGTACTTCTTCGCGCAGCTGTACCCCTTCCGCCGGATCGGCAGGGAGGGAACGCGCACGGTGGCCGCGGCCGGCGGCTGCGTCCTGCTGCGGACGGAGGCCGCCGAACGGGCGCGGATCCCGGACGCGATCCGGCACGCCGTGATCGACGACGTGGCCCTGGCGCGGGCGGTGAAGCGCAGCGGGGGGCGCGTCTGGCTGGGGCTGGCCGACCGGGTGGACAGCGTCCGGCCGTATCCGCGGCTGGGTGATTTGTGGCGGATGGTGTCGCGCAGCGCGTACGCCCAGCTGCGGCACAACCCCCTGCTGCTGGCCGGGACGGTCGCCGGGCTGGCGCTGGTGTATCTGGTTCCGCCCGTGGCGGTCGTGGTGGGCCTGGTGGCGGGGAACACGGCTGCAGCGGTCGCCGGAGGGGTGGCCTGGCTCGTGATGACGGGGACGTACGTGCCGATGCTCCGCTACTACCGGCAGCCGCTGTGGCTCGCTCCCCTGCTGCCGTTCACCGCGTTCCTCTATCTCCTCATGACGGTCGACTCGGCGGTGCAGCACTACCGGGGACGCGGTGCGGCCTGGAAGGGCCGCACCTACGCCCGTCCGGACGCCGTACCCGACGAGGGCTGA
- the lnt gene encoding apolipoprotein N-acyltransferase codes for MTVTATSVDESDQLEPRIAPEARTWARRLVRLLPAAAAALSGLLLYVSFPPRTLWWLALPAFAIFGWVLRGRGWRAGLGLGYLFGLGFLLPLLVWTGVEVGPLPWVALVAIEALFVALVGAGVAVVSKLPGWPVWAAAVWIAGEAARARVPFEGFPWGKIAFGQADGVFLPLVAVGGTPLLGFAVVVCGFGLYEVVRLAVETRRTGTVRRAAAAVSLLSVAVPVVAAVAARPLVSDKAEDGSVTVAVIQGNVPRAGLEFNAQRRAVLDYHARETERLAAEVKAGKVARPDFVLWPENSSDIDPFANPDARAVIDTAAKAVGVPISVGGVVVRDGKLYNEQILWDPVKGPVDTYDKRQIQPFGEYLPLRSLIGAINENWTAMVRQDFSRGTKPGVFTMDGAKVGLVTCYEAAFDWTVRSEVTDGAQMISVPSNNATFDRSEMTYQQLAMSRVRAVEHSRTVAVPVTSGVSAFIMPDGKITQRTGMFVADSLVQKVPLRSSQTPATQLGVLPEIALVLVAAGGLGWAVGAGLRGRRAAERRTHTA; via the coding sequence GTGACCGTCACCGCAACCTCCGTCGACGAGTCGGACCAGCTGGAGCCGCGGATCGCGCCTGAGGCGCGGACCTGGGCCCGGCGGCTCGTGCGCCTCCTCCCGGCCGCCGCAGCCGCGCTCTCCGGCCTGCTCCTCTACGTCAGCTTCCCGCCCCGCACCCTGTGGTGGCTGGCCCTGCCGGCCTTCGCGATCTTCGGCTGGGTACTGCGCGGCCGCGGTTGGAGGGCGGGGCTCGGTCTCGGCTACCTCTTCGGCCTCGGCTTCCTGCTGCCGCTGCTGGTGTGGACCGGAGTGGAGGTCGGACCGCTCCCCTGGGTGGCCCTGGTGGCGATCGAGGCGCTCTTCGTCGCACTGGTCGGCGCCGGCGTCGCCGTCGTGTCGAAGCTGCCCGGCTGGCCCGTGTGGGCGGCCGCCGTCTGGATCGCCGGCGAGGCGGCACGCGCGCGGGTGCCCTTCGAGGGCTTTCCCTGGGGGAAGATCGCGTTCGGGCAGGCGGACGGTGTTTTCCTGCCGCTCGTCGCGGTGGGCGGCACACCGTTGCTCGGTTTCGCGGTGGTGGTGTGCGGCTTCGGACTGTACGAAGTCGTCCGCCTCGCGGTGGAGACCCGGCGGACCGGGACGGTGCGGCGGGCCGCGGCGGCCGTGAGTCTGCTGAGCGTGGCCGTCCCGGTCGTGGCGGCCGTGGCGGCCCGGCCGCTGGTCAGCGACAAGGCCGAGGACGGCAGCGTGACCGTCGCGGTCATCCAGGGCAACGTGCCCCGGGCGGGGCTGGAGTTCAACGCCCAGCGGCGGGCGGTACTGGACTACCACGCGCGCGAGACCGAACGCCTGGCCGCCGAGGTCAAGGCCGGCAAGGTCGCACGGCCCGACTTCGTGCTGTGGCCGGAGAATTCCTCCGACATCGATCCGTTCGCCAACCCCGACGCCCGTGCCGTGATCGACACGGCGGCCAAGGCCGTCGGCGTGCCCATCTCGGTCGGCGGCGTCGTGGTGCGGGACGGCAAGCTGTACAACGAGCAGATCCTGTGGGATCCGGTGAAGGGCCCCGTCGACACCTACGACAAGCGCCAGATCCAGCCGTTCGGCGAGTACCTCCCGCTGCGCTCGCTCATCGGCGCGATCAACGAGAACTGGACGGCAATGGTCCGCCAGGACTTCAGCCGGGGCACCAAGCCGGGCGTGTTCACCATGGACGGCGCCAAGGTCGGTCTCGTCACCTGCTACGAGGCGGCCTTCGACTGGACCGTGCGCTCCGAGGTCACCGACGGCGCCCAGATGATCTCCGTGCCGAGCAACAACGCCACCTTCGACCGCAGCGAGATGACCTACCAGCAGCTCGCCATGTCCCGCGTCCGCGCGGTCGAGCACAGCCGGACCGTGGCGGTGCCGGTGACCAGCGGTGTCAGCGCCTTCATCATGCCGGACGGGAAGATCACACAGCGGACCGGCATGTTCGTCGCCGACTCACTGGTGCAGAAGGTGCCGCTGCGCTCCTCCCAGACCCCCGCCACACAGCTCGGCGTCCTGCCGGAGATCGCCCTCGTACTGGTCGCGGCCGGCGGACTGGGCTGGGCCGTGGGCGCCGGTCTGCGCGGGCGACGTGCAGCCGAACGCCGGACGCACACCGCCTGA
- a CDS encoding DUF6643 family protein has protein sequence MTSPRSTYGGGYYSASFPDTPIYDKLVAERGTPQIAPIRVPAQYDTPGGNLPALPSALPALPAAPSQPAYGYPQAQQPAPLQQAPAAYIPQQATAPRGYPGPQPQQPRPAAPGAGYEAMRPAAPRPAQAPYQDPYNNQQYRGY, from the coding sequence ATGACCTCCCCCCGCTCCACCTATGGCGGCGGCTACTACTCCGCCTCCTTCCCGGACACCCCGATCTACGACAAGCTCGTCGCCGAGCGGGGCACCCCGCAGATCGCCCCGATCCGGGTCCCCGCTCAGTACGACACGCCGGGCGGCAACCTGCCCGCCCTCCCTTCCGCCCTGCCCGCTCTCCCGGCAGCCCCGTCCCAGCCCGCCTACGGTTATCCGCAGGCGCAGCAACCCGCCCCGCTCCAGCAGGCGCCGGCGGCGTACATCCCGCAGCAGGCCACCGCACCGCGCGGTTATCCCGGCCCCCAGCCGCAGCAGCCGCGTCCGGCGGCACCCGGCGCGGGCTACGAGGCGATGCGCCCCGCGGCTCCCCGGCCCGCCCAGGCTCCGTACCAGGACCCGTACAACAACCAGCAGTACCGCGGTTACTGA
- a CDS encoding glutamate racemase encodes MKIALMDSGIGLLAATAAVRRLRPDADLVLSLDPDGMPWGPRTPEDLTERALAVAEAAAARRPDALIVGCNTATVHALTALRARLEPELPVIGTVPAIKPAAAGGGHLAIWATPATTGSTYQRALIRDFAGGVPVTEVPCWGLAEAVERADEAAIDAAVSAAAALTPDEVTTVVLGCTHYELVAERIRAAVQRPGRPPLVLHGSAGAVAAQALRRLGEQPAPGATPHGTLTVLLSGREGALPAPALAYDEGRLLRAVTPAG; translated from the coding sequence GTGAAGATCGCGCTCATGGACTCCGGAATCGGTCTGCTGGCGGCCACCGCCGCGGTTCGGCGGCTGCGCCCCGACGCCGATCTCGTGCTCTCCCTGGACCCCGACGGCATGCCGTGGGGCCCGAGGACACCGGAGGACCTGACCGAGCGCGCCCTGGCCGTCGCCGAGGCGGCCGCCGCGCGCCGCCCCGACGCCCTGATCGTCGGCTGCAACACCGCGACCGTGCACGCGCTCACCGCCCTGCGCGCCCGTCTCGAACCGGAGCTTCCGGTCATCGGCACCGTCCCGGCGATCAAGCCGGCCGCGGCCGGCGGCGGACACCTCGCCATCTGGGCCACCCCGGCCACCACCGGCAGCACGTACCAGCGCGCCCTGATCCGGGACTTCGCCGGCGGGGTCCCCGTCACCGAGGTGCCCTGCTGGGGCCTCGCCGAGGCCGTCGAACGCGCGGACGAGGCGGCGATCGACGCCGCCGTGTCCGCTGCCGCCGCACTGACCCCCGATGAGGTGACCACCGTCGTCCTGGGCTGCACCCACTACGAACTGGTCGCCGAACGCATCCGGGCCGCCGTCCAGCGCCCCGGCCGGCCGCCCCTGGTGCTGCACGGCTCCGCGGGCGCCGTGGCCGCGCAGGCACTGCGCCGGCTCGGCGAGCAGCCCGCGCCGGGGGCCACGCCGCACGGCACCCTGACCGTCCTGCTGAGCGGACGCGAGGGCGCGCTGCCCGCGCCCGCCCTGGCGTACGACGAAGGGCGGCTGTTGCGGGCGGTCACGCCGGCCGGCTGA
- a CDS encoding NUDIX hydrolase yields MATPDFIRTLRASAGHQLLWLPGVTAIVFDDEGRVLLNRRSDTRRWSVIGGIPDPGEQPAASVVREVYEETAVRCVAERVVLVQALDPVTYDNGDTCQYMDITFRCRAVGGQARVNDDESLDVAWFDIDALPELNEFGLLRVKQALSDAPTWFDPTASG; encoded by the coding sequence ATGGCTACTCCTGACTTCATCCGCACCCTCCGTGCCTCGGCCGGCCATCAGCTGCTCTGGCTCCCCGGAGTCACCGCCATCGTCTTCGACGACGAGGGCAGAGTGCTGCTCAACCGCCGGTCCGACACACGCCGGTGGTCCGTGATCGGCGGCATCCCGGACCCGGGGGAGCAGCCCGCGGCGTCCGTGGTGAGGGAGGTCTACGAGGAGACGGCCGTGCGCTGTGTCGCCGAACGGGTCGTCCTCGTCCAGGCCCTGGACCCCGTCACATACGACAACGGCGATACCTGCCAGTACATGGACATCACCTTCCGCTGCCGGGCCGTCGGCGGCCAGGCGCGAGTCAACGACGACGAGTCGCTGGACGTGGCCTGGTTCGACATCGACGCCCTGCCCGAGCTGAACGAGTTCGGGCTGTTGCGGGTCAAGCAGGCCCTGTCGGACGCACCCACATGGTTCGACCCCACTGCGTCCGGCTGA
- a CDS encoding O-antigen ligase family protein: protein MDAVGVVVLGACAGWSLITAAVHDGRPEGVLLAVLAVAAGYAAGRIGGALLPVGAPCAGALAGMGLTMAVPHLAPGPQITTPLGHAGATAAVLTLSAGAACCAAWAARVPVVRFGLRLLAAGAAVLAAVLGSATGCVTCVAVLLCSLAAGRTRHRGAGLAALGAIAVLVTAVTWAVAARAVPGGLVAAAEERLTPHRVQLWQDAWQLLRDDAVLGVGPGRFGELSTTSVQSLLSDGKPHSAPLQQAAEQGIVGVALLAAAFGWVLYALWRGPRPTPVALTAGAALTALAAIAAIGNALSFTAVSVGAGLLAGMATARPLTDEPSSHTPDTRPRGAGRTPA from the coding sequence GTGGACGCGGTGGGCGTCGTGGTGCTGGGGGCCTGCGCCGGCTGGTCCCTGATCACGGCGGCGGTGCACGACGGCCGGCCCGAGGGTGTGCTGCTCGCGGTGCTGGCCGTGGCGGCCGGATACGCCGCCGGGCGGATCGGCGGGGCGCTGCTGCCGGTCGGCGCGCCCTGCGCCGGGGCGCTGGCCGGTATGGGGCTGACCATGGCCGTTCCGCATCTCGCGCCGGGCCCGCAGATCACCACACCGCTCGGGCATGCGGGGGCGACGGCTGCCGTGCTGACGCTGTCGGCCGGTGCCGCGTGCTGCGCGGCCTGGGCCGCTCGCGTTCCGGTCGTGCGGTTCGGCCTGCGGCTGCTGGCCGCCGGGGCGGCGGTGCTGGCGGCCGTGCTCGGCTCGGCCACCGGCTGCGTCACCTGTGTCGCGGTGCTGTTGTGCTCGCTGGCCGCCGGCCGCACACGTCACCGCGGCGCCGGCCTCGCCGCACTGGGCGCGATCGCCGTCCTGGTGACCGCTGTGACCTGGGCGGTCGCGGCGCGGGCCGTACCGGGCGGGCTCGTGGCCGCCGCCGAAGAGCGGCTGACGCCGCACCGCGTACAGCTCTGGCAGGACGCGTGGCAGCTGCTGCGCGACGACGCCGTCCTGGGGGTCGGCCCGGGCCGCTTCGGGGAGCTGAGCACGACGTCCGTGCAGTCACTGCTGTCCGACGGCAAGCCCCACTCGGCGCCCCTGCAGCAGGCGGCCGAACAGGGCATCGTCGGTGTGGCCCTGCTGGCGGCGGCGTTCGGCTGGGTGCTGTACGCGCTGTGGCGCGGTCCCCGGCCGACCCCGGTGGCGCTGACCGCGGGCGCGGCCCTGACGGCGCTCGCGGCCATCGCCGCGATCGGCAACGCGCTCAGCTTCACCGCGGTGTCGGTGGGTGCGGGCCTGCTGGCGGGCATGGCCACGGCCCGGCCCCTCACCGACGAACCGTCGAGCCACACGCCGGACACGCGTCCCCGGGGCGCCGGACGCACCCCGGCGTGA
- a CDS encoding TerD family protein, whose translation MLKGSNTPVPTAALRVELGWRTGPGVPDADASGLLLVSGKVRSDADFVFYNQPAHSSGAIRHEGKRNADGRVTDTLLVDLARVEPAIETIVLAASADGGTFGQVPGLYIEVQDAAQGTPVARFDNPGATTETAFVLGEFYRRQGAWKFRAVGQGYSSGLGGLARDYGITVDEPQQAAPTPAPAAAPVAAAPAYTPPPPAQPVAPPPPAAPPAAPPEPVRLTKVTLTKAAPSVSLTKQGGTSGALHVNLNWQVRKQFSGWSSKFGRPAAMHSDLDLDLCALYELTDGSKGVVQALGNTFGALHQPPYIHLDGDDRTGAVSTGENLTVNLDHKNAFRRILVFVTIYEGARSFADLNATVTLQPQHGAPIDFSLDECTVPSPVCALALITNTGGDLVVQREARYLVPEHGVSPQRTVDYAYGWGMNWTPGRK comes from the coding sequence ATGCTGAAAGGTTCAAATACTCCGGTGCCGACCGCGGCGCTGCGGGTGGAATTGGGCTGGCGGACCGGACCGGGGGTGCCAGACGCCGACGCCTCCGGTTTGCTGCTGGTAAGCGGAAAGGTCCGCTCGGACGCGGACTTCGTCTTCTACAACCAGCCCGCGCACTCCTCCGGCGCGATCCGGCACGAGGGCAAGCGGAACGCCGACGGCCGGGTTACCGACACGCTCCTCGTCGACCTCGCGCGCGTGGAGCCCGCGATCGAGACGATCGTCCTCGCCGCCTCCGCCGACGGCGGTACGTTCGGACAGGTCCCGGGCCTGTACATCGAGGTCCAGGACGCCGCCCAGGGAACACCGGTCGCCCGCTTCGACAACCCGGGCGCCACCACCGAAACCGCTTTCGTGCTCGGCGAGTTCTACCGCCGCCAGGGCGCCTGGAAGTTCCGCGCCGTCGGCCAGGGCTACAGCAGCGGACTCGGAGGACTGGCCAGGGACTACGGCATCACGGTGGACGAGCCGCAACAGGCGGCCCCGACTCCGGCCCCGGCCGCGGCTCCCGTGGCCGCGGCCCCGGCGTACACACCCCCGCCGCCGGCCCAGCCGGTGGCCCCGCCCCCGCCGGCCGCGCCCCCGGCGGCACCGCCCGAGCCCGTCCGCCTCACGAAGGTGACGCTCACCAAGGCGGCCCCCTCCGTGTCGCTCACCAAGCAGGGCGGCACCTCCGGCGCCCTGCACGTGAACCTCAACTGGCAGGTCCGCAAGCAGTTCTCGGGGTGGAGCAGCAAGTTCGGCCGCCCGGCCGCGATGCACTCCGACCTCGACCTCGACCTGTGCGCGCTGTACGAACTCACCGACGGCAGCAAGGGCGTCGTACAGGCCCTCGGCAACACCTTCGGGGCACTGCACCAGCCCCCGTACATCCACCTCGACGGCGACGACCGCACCGGCGCCGTGTCGACCGGTGAGAACCTCACCGTCAATCTCGACCACAAGAACGCCTTCCGGCGCATCCTCGTCTTCGTCACCATCTACGAAGGGGCCCGCTCGTTCGCCGACCTGAACGCCACCGTCACCCTCCAGCCGCAGCACGGCGCCCCCATCGACTTCTCCCTCGACGAGTGCACCGTCCCCTCGCCCGTGTGCGCACTCGCCCTGATCACCAATACGGGCGGCGACCTCGTCGTACAGCGGGAGGCGCGCTATCTCGTGCCCGAGCACGGGGTGAGCCCGCAGCGGACCGTCGACTACGCCTATGGGTGGGGCATGAACTGGACCCCCGGCAGGAAGTGA
- a CDS encoding helix-turn-helix domain-containing protein produces the protein MSSDHVQSPERSAGIGEPPPADVETPYLELLARGASADAYEQPVLLARAEGAPAERIAALQRAKPLALRVRSELEGRRRREAELSALFETAHDLAGLRDLDAVLQAIVQRARSLLGTDVAYLSLNDPARGDTYMRVTEGSVAAGFQQLRLGMGEGLGGLVAQTARPYVTDDYFKDDRFQHTLTIDAGVRDEGLVAILGVPLTLGHHVIGVLFAADRRARVFEREQIALLGSFAALAAAAIDTANLLAETRSALADLERANEIIQDRSGVIERASDVHDRLAELVLRGGGVHDVAAAVSEVLDGTVEFAEAAAAPAEALEASRAEGHAVRHEDDWIAAVAAGGELLGALVLYGHPGLDPVDQRTLERAAMVTSLLLLARRSAAEAEQRVRGELLDDLLDARDRDPRLLRERAARLHADLDAVHVVLAARLEGDAPDADQEADARRRLAAAASHLAATRQGLAAARDGGTVLLLPLGPGDTATELARRAARHLGTAVHAPVTVGASAPAENLATRPDSVATAYAEARRCLDALRLLGRRGDGAAAEDFGFLGLLLAGDRDIPGFVDRTIGQVVDYDRRRGTELLRTLDAYFACGMSPARTKDELHVHVNTVAQRLERVGRLLGDDWQSPARALEIQLALRLHRLSARH, from the coding sequence ATGTCCAGCGATCACGTGCAGTCACCCGAGCGCTCCGCCGGCATCGGCGAACCGCCACCGGCCGACGTCGAGACGCCGTATCTCGAGCTCCTGGCCCGGGGCGCGTCCGCCGACGCCTACGAGCAGCCGGTGCTGCTCGCGCGCGCCGAAGGGGCCCCGGCGGAGCGGATCGCCGCGCTCCAGCGAGCCAAGCCGCTCGCCTTGCGCGTGCGCTCGGAGCTGGAGGGACGGCGCCGCCGCGAGGCCGAGCTGTCCGCCCTGTTCGAGACCGCCCACGACCTCGCCGGGCTGCGCGACCTGGACGCCGTACTCCAGGCGATCGTGCAGCGCGCCCGGTCGCTGCTGGGCACGGACGTCGCCTACCTCAGCCTGAACGACCCGGCGAGAGGCGACACCTACATGCGGGTCACCGAGGGCTCGGTCGCGGCCGGGTTCCAGCAGTTGCGGCTCGGCATGGGAGAGGGGCTCGGCGGCCTGGTCGCACAGACCGCACGCCCCTATGTCACCGACGACTACTTCAAGGACGACCGGTTCCAGCACACCCTCACCATCGACGCCGGCGTGCGGGACGAGGGGCTCGTGGCCATCCTGGGCGTGCCGCTGACACTCGGGCACCACGTCATCGGCGTGCTGTTCGCCGCGGACCGCCGCGCCCGGGTCTTCGAGCGGGAGCAGATCGCCCTGCTGGGCTCCTTCGCCGCCCTCGCCGCGGCCGCCATCGACACCGCCAACCTGCTCGCCGAGACCCGGTCGGCCCTCGCCGACCTGGAGCGGGCCAACGAGATCATCCAGGACCGCAGCGGCGTCATCGAACGCGCCTCCGACGTGCACGACCGGCTCGCCGAACTCGTCCTGCGCGGCGGCGGGGTCCACGACGTGGCCGCCGCCGTCTCCGAAGTCCTCGACGGCACGGTCGAGTTCGCCGAGGCCGCCGCGGCACCGGCCGAGGCCCTGGAAGCGTCCCGGGCGGAAGGCCACGCGGTGCGGCACGAGGACGACTGGATCGCCGCCGTCGCCGCCGGCGGAGAACTGCTCGGCGCACTCGTGCTGTACGGCCACCCGGGGCTCGACCCCGTCGACCAGCGCACCCTGGAGCGTGCCGCCATGGTCACCTCCCTGCTGCTGCTCGCCCGCCGGTCCGCCGCCGAGGCCGAACAACGCGTCCGCGGCGAGCTCCTGGACGACCTGCTCGACGCCCGCGACCGCGACCCGCGCCTGCTGCGGGAGCGCGCGGCTCGCCTCCACGCCGACCTCGACGCGGTCCACGTCGTGCTGGCCGCGCGTCTGGAGGGCGACGCGCCCGACGCCGACCAGGAGGCGGACGCCCGCAGACGCCTCGCCGCCGCCGCGTCCCACCTCGCCGCGACCCGGCAGGGCCTGGCCGCCGCACGCGACGGCGGCACCGTCCTGCTGCTGCCCCTCGGCCCCGGCGACACCGCCACCGAACTGGCCCGCCGCGCCGCCCGGCACCTGGGCACAGCGGTCCACGCACCGGTCACCGTCGGCGCCTCCGCACCCGCCGAGAACCTCGCCACCCGCCCCGACTCCGTCGCCACGGCCTACGCCGAGGCCCGGCGTTGCCTGGACGCCCTGCGGCTCCTCGGCCGCCGGGGGGACGGGGCCGCCGCCGAGGACTTCGGCTTCCTGGGGCTGCTCCTGGCCGGCGACCGGGACATCCCCGGCTTCGTCGACCGCACCATCGGCCAGGTCGTCGACTACGACCGACGACGCGGCACCGAACTGCTGCGCACCCTCGACGCGTACTTCGCCTGCGGCATGAGCCCCGCCCGCACCAAGGACGAACTGCACGTCCATGTGAACACGGTCGCCCAGCGTCTGGAGCGCGTCGGCCGCCTCCTCGGCGACGACTGGCAGAGCCCGGCCCGCGCCCTGGAGATCCAACTCGCCCTGCGGCTGCACCGGTTGTCGGCGCGGCACTGA
- a CDS encoding 3-hydroxybutyrate dehydrogenase, whose product MTAPRVLPAPHALPLDLGGRTALVTGAAGGIGRACALRLAAAGAKVRAVDRDAAGLEALAGQGRDLAGTVEPHALDLTDLDAAERAAAGTDVLVNNAGIQLVCPIEEFPPDVFHTVLTVMLEAPFRLIRGALPHMYGQGWGRIVNVSSVHGLRASAYKSAYVAAKHGLEGLSKTTALEGAPHGVTSNCVNPAYVRTPLVEKQLADQARAHGIPEERVLSEVLLQDSAVKRLIEPEEVAEAVAYLCGPQASFVTGTSLVLDGGWTAH is encoded by the coding sequence ATGACCGCGCCCCGTGTCCTTCCGGCTCCCCACGCCTTGCCGCTCGACCTCGGCGGCCGCACCGCGCTCGTCACCGGCGCCGCCGGCGGCATCGGCCGTGCCTGCGCGCTGCGACTCGCGGCCGCCGGGGCGAAGGTGAGAGCGGTCGACCGGGACGCCGCGGGCCTGGAGGCGCTCGCCGGACAGGGTCGCGACCTCGCGGGCACCGTGGAACCGCACGCCCTCGACCTCACCGACCTGGACGCCGCCGAACGCGCCGCCGCGGGCACCGATGTCCTCGTCAACAACGCCGGGATCCAACTCGTGTGCCCCATCGAGGAGTTCCCGCCCGACGTCTTCCACACGGTGCTCACCGTGATGCTGGAGGCACCCTTCCGGCTCATCCGCGGCGCCCTGCCCCACATGTACGGACAGGGATGGGGCCGCATCGTGAACGTGTCGTCCGTCCATGGGCTGCGCGCCTCGGCCTACAAGTCGGCCTATGTGGCCGCCAAACACGGGCTGGAGGGACTCTCCAAGACCACCGCCCTCGAGGGCGCACCCCACGGTGTCACCTCGAACTGTGTGAACCCCGCCTATGTGCGCACCCCGCTGGTCGAGAAGCAGCTCGCCGACCAGGCCCGGGCGCACGGCATCCCCGAGGAGCGGGTCCTGTCCGAAGTGCTGCTCCAGGACAGCGCCGTCAAGCGGCTCATCGAACCGGAGGAGGTCGCCGAGGCCGTGGCGTATCTGTGCGGTCCGCAGGCGTCCTTCGTCACCGGTACCTCCCTCGTGCTCGACGGCGGCTGGACCGCCCACTGA